Proteins co-encoded in one Candidatus Delongbacteria bacterium genomic window:
- a CDS encoding TRAP transporter small permease subunit, which produces MKTLLKALAALRRVLEAIELGSLLLLLALLLSLSFLQVILRQTQSGWVWADVLIRHLVLWIGMLGAVLAASRSRHIRIDALGRLLKGWPARWTGMLLDGLSAWICLRLALAARDFVLMTREFGDLAEPLDWPAWPLQAVIPIGFALMALHFLLNLPLRLDPAYTPESGLPVTIGEDAA; this is translated from the coding sequence ATGAAAACGCTCCTGAAGGCGCTGGCCGCCCTGCGCCGGGTGCTGGAGGCCATCGAGCTGGGGTCCCTGCTGCTGCTGCTGGCCCTGCTGCTGAGCCTGTCCTTTCTGCAGGTGATCCTGCGCCAGACCCAGTCCGGCTGGGTCTGGGCCGACGTGCTGATCCGCCACCTGGTGCTCTGGATCGGCATGCTGGGCGCCGTGCTGGCCGCCAGCCGCTCGCGGCACATCCGCATCGACGCACTGGGCCGCCTGCTCAAGGGCTGGCCCGCCCGCTGGACGGGCATGCTGCTGGACGGCCTGTCGGCCTGGATTTGCCTGCGCCTGGCCCTGGCCGCCCGGGACTTCGTCCTGATGACGCGCGAGTTCGGCGACCTGGCCGAGCCGCTGGACTGGCCCGCTTGGCCGCTCCAGGCGGTGATTCCCATCGGCTTCGCGCTGATGGCCCTGCACTTCCTGCTCAACCTGCCCCTGCGGCTGGATCCGGCCTACACGCCGGAGTCGGGCCTGCCTGTGACCATCGGTGAGGACGCCGCATGA
- a CDS encoding DUF3108 domain-containing protein, whose protein sequence is MKIQRRAVWLTLLLLGTALLAWAYQGPLQHGLDLWTAGRTGEALAEFKRLEATDASGLARLNRLVLEGEQALGGSDAQARQRSLLKVAGELAALANGPQKSNALYHAGRFALAGGDAARGLKWLEQAYRQQPKRQVPANRLLQALLNGKDLNRLRETAGHQVELRPDNPFAWYALGEAERRGGMPKRALVSWNRGIEVFPLRPMLESAIALAHKQGRTDLARAWLETLRTRYGTASSGKSLAAWSDSLGLAATWASLPPEQDSKRYADRFPEFFPVGREWTYKVRYGIIPLGQLKVGVRRRDEIQRGGAKQEAWRVYYKIDSNPAYRMIIDLHDVYEALIPSHCLHSAEFVLRAREGNQRSDRVYSFDYENMRFLARGYHADGDVFREELPLARQVFDGLSLLYAARRMVREGRYGTVLTIVDEEVHRTTIQYDGRGQARIQGKARKVVNVHGKADYQGIAGLTGEFWGQFSDDREALPLSARFQIKLGKISMELDEVADGVAR, encoded by the coding sequence ATGAAGATCCAGCGGCGCGCTGTCTGGCTGACCCTGCTGCTGCTGGGGACGGCCCTGCTGGCCTGGGCCTATCAGGGCCCCCTGCAACACGGTCTGGACCTCTGGACCGCGGGCCGCACGGGGGAGGCCCTGGCGGAATTCAAACGCCTGGAGGCCACGGATGCCAGCGGGCTGGCCCGCCTCAACCGGCTGGTGCTGGAGGGCGAGCAGGCGCTGGGCGGCAGCGATGCCCAGGCCCGGCAGCGCTCGCTGCTCAAGGTCGCGGGCGAGCTGGCGGCCCTGGCCAATGGTCCGCAGAAGAGCAACGCCTTGTATCACGCCGGACGCTTCGCCCTGGCCGGCGGGGACGCAGCCCGCGGCCTCAAGTGGCTGGAGCAGGCCTACCGCCAGCAGCCCAAGCGCCAGGTGCCGGCCAACCGCCTGCTGCAGGCCCTGCTCAATGGCAAGGATCTGAACCGTCTGCGCGAGACGGCCGGGCACCAGGTGGAGCTGCGGCCGGACAATCCCTTCGCCTGGTACGCCCTGGGCGAAGCCGAGCGGCGCGGGGGCATGCCCAAGCGCGCCCTGGTGAGCTGGAATCGCGGCATCGAAGTCTTTCCCCTGCGGCCCATGCTGGAGTCCGCCATCGCCCTGGCCCACAAGCAGGGCCGGACGGATCTGGCGCGGGCCTGGCTGGAGACGCTGCGCACGCGCTACGGAACAGCCTCCAGCGGGAAATCCCTGGCGGCCTGGAGCGACTCGCTGGGTCTGGCGGCCACCTGGGCCAGCCTGCCGCCGGAGCAGGACTCCAAGCGCTACGCCGACCGCTTCCCCGAGTTCTTCCCGGTGGGTCGCGAGTGGACCTACAAGGTGCGCTACGGCATCATCCCGCTGGGGCAATTGAAAGTGGGTGTGCGGCGGCGGGACGAGATCCAGCGCGGCGGCGCCAAGCAGGAGGCCTGGCGCGTCTACTACAAGATCGACAGCAACCCGGCCTACCGGATGATCATCGACCTGCACGACGTGTACGAGGCGCTCATCCCCTCCCACTGCCTGCACAGCGCCGAGTTCGTGCTGCGCGCCCGGGAGGGCAACCAGCGCTCCGACCGGGTCTACTCCTTCGACTACGAGAACATGCGCTTCCTGGCGCGGGGCTACCACGCCGACGGCGACGTGTTCCGCGAGGAGCTGCCGCTGGCCCGCCAGGTCTTCGACGGGCTCAGCCTGCTCTACGCCGCGCGGCGCATGGTGCGGGAGGGGCGCTACGGCACGGTGCTGACCATCGTGGACGAGGAAGTCCACCGCACCACCATCCAGTACGACGGCCGCGGCCAGGCCCGCATCCAGGGCAAGGCGCGCAAGGTGGTCAATGTGCACGGCAAGGCGGACTACCAGGGCATCGCCGGCCTGACGGGCGAATTCTGGGGGCAGTTCAGCGATGACCGCGAGGCGCTGCCGCTCTCGGCGCGCTTCCAGATCAAGCTGGGGAAGATCAGCATGGAACTGGACGAGGTGGCCGATGGCGTCGCCCGTTGA
- a CDS encoding TRAP transporter large permease subunit, with product MISAGLILVALLGLPLFVLIAWIALIAFQGAEIDASAIIIELYRMASQPVLVAIPLFTFAGFVMAESGLPRRIIRLSHAALSWLPGGLALMSLLACALFTAFTGASGVTIIALGGLLFPILVKEGYPERFSLGLMTTSGSLGLLFPPSLPLILYGLVAGVSVDDLFRAALLPGLLILLILGAYAVWVAGRAKLPRQPFSGAELKGALREAAWELPIPPLVLVLIYGGFVTPAEAAAVTAVVVLVVEGLIQRELPWRKLLRLGGESMAMVGAVLAILGVALGLTNFLVDAEVPQRLLEWMQSWLGSRGAFLLMLNLFLLVVGCLMDIFSAIIVVVPLIVPVAESFGVSPLHLGVIFMTNLEIGYLTPPVGLNLFLGSYRFQRPVLELYRASLVFLLLLLLALALVTWVPWLSLWGVGGT from the coding sequence ATGATCAGCGCGGGCCTGATCCTGGTGGCCCTGCTGGGCCTGCCGCTCTTCGTGCTGATCGCCTGGATCGCGCTGATCGCCTTCCAGGGCGCGGAGATCGACGCCTCGGCGATCATCATCGAACTCTACCGGATGGCCTCCCAGCCCGTGCTGGTGGCCATCCCGCTCTTCACCTTCGCCGGCTTCGTCATGGCCGAGTCGGGCCTGCCCCGGCGGATCATCCGCCTCTCCCACGCGGCGCTCTCGTGGCTGCCCGGCGGCCTGGCCCTGATGAGCCTGCTGGCCTGCGCGCTGTTCACGGCCTTCACGGGCGCCTCCGGCGTCACCATCATCGCCTTGGGCGGCCTGCTCTTTCCCATCCTGGTGAAGGAGGGCTACCCCGAGCGCTTCTCGCTGGGCCTGATGACCACCTCGGGCAGCCTGGGCCTGCTCTTTCCGCCCAGTCTGCCGCTGATCCTCTACGGCTTGGTGGCCGGGGTCAGCGTGGACGACCTGTTCCGTGCCGCGCTGCTGCCGGGGCTGCTGATCCTGCTGATTCTGGGCGCCTACGCCGTCTGGGTGGCGGGGCGGGCCAAGTTGCCGCGCCAGCCCTTCTCGGGCGCGGAGCTGAAGGGCGCCCTGCGCGAAGCCGCCTGGGAACTGCCCATTCCGCCGCTGGTGCTGGTCTTGATCTACGGCGGCTTCGTCACGCCCGCCGAGGCGGCGGCCGTCACGGCCGTGGTGGTGCTGGTGGTGGAGGGCCTGATCCAGCGCGAGCTGCCCTGGCGCAAACTGCTGCGGCTGGGCGGCGAGAGCATGGCCATGGTGGGCGCCGTGCTGGCCATTCTGGGCGTGGCCCTGGGCCTGACCAATTTCCTGGTGGACGCGGAAGTCCCCCAGCGCCTGCTGGAGTGGATGCAGAGCTGGCTGGGCTCGCGCGGGGCCTTCCTGCTCATGCTCAACCTGTTCCTGCTGGTGGTGGGCTGCCTGATGGACATCTTCAGCGCCATCATCGTGGTGGTGCCGCTCATCGTGCCCGTGGCGGAGAGCTTCGGGGTGAGTCCCCTGCATCTAGGCGTGATCTTCATGACGAACCTCGAGATCGGCTACCTGACGCCCCCCGTGGGCCTGAACCTCTTCCTGGGCAGCTACCGCTTCCAGCGCCCCGTGCTGGAGTTGTATCGCGCCTCGCTGGTGTTCCTGCTGCTGCTGCTGCTGGCCCTCGCTCTGGTGACCTGGGTTCCCTGGCTGTCCCTTTGGGGCGTGGGAGGAACATGA
- the pruA gene encoding L-glutamate gamma-semialdehyde dehydrogenase encodes MLASYPVPIPYNEPVRAYAPGSPERAAIQAKLKEMRSQVIDIPLLINGEEIHTAVRRDAVMPHQHGHVLAHCSLADPELAQKAIDGAEQARVAWAELPFRARAAVFLRAADLLCGKYRDEVNAATMLGQSKTVYQAEIDAACELADFWRFNVYFAQQIQDIQPISSPGMWNRLEYRGLEGFVFCVSPFNFSSIGGNLPTSPALMGCSAIWKPATTAIYSNWVIMKVLREAGLPAGVIQFLPFPGGSCSDVIFNSKHLAGIHFTGSTGVFNDFWRLIGERMDTYKSYPRIVGETGGKDFIFAHSSVDVKQLATAVVRGAFEYQGQKCSAASRGYFPRSIWPALKDELFAQLKQVKMGDVEDFTNFVGAVIDKGAYKSIKAYIVHAQAAPDAEVIWGGGCDDSKGYFIEPTLIQTTNPHFKSLEEEIFGPVFTFLVYEDDQYEETLRLADQTSEYALTGAVFARDRDAVELANHILRNAAGNFYINDKPTGAVVGQQPFGGARKSGTNDKAGSLFNLLRWASVRTVKETYDAPRHFGYPFLGPDA; translated from the coding sequence ATGCTCGCCTCGTATCCCGTTCCGATTCCCTATAACGAACCCGTCCGCGCCTATGCGCCGGGCAGCCCCGAACGCGCCGCCATCCAGGCCAAGCTGAAAGAAATGCGCAGCCAGGTGATCGACATCCCCTTGCTGATCAACGGCGAGGAGATCCACACGGCCGTGCGCCGCGACGCCGTGATGCCGCACCAGCACGGCCACGTGCTGGCCCATTGCAGCCTGGCCGATCCCGAGCTGGCGCAGAAGGCCATCGACGGAGCGGAGCAGGCCCGGGTGGCCTGGGCCGAGCTGCCCTTCCGCGCCCGGGCGGCGGTCTTTCTGCGCGCCGCCGACCTGCTCTGCGGCAAGTACCGCGACGAGGTCAACGCGGCCACCATGCTGGGCCAGTCCAAGACCGTCTACCAGGCCGAGATCGACGCCGCCTGCGAGCTGGCGGACTTCTGGCGCTTCAACGTCTACTTCGCCCAGCAAATCCAGGACATCCAGCCCATCAGCTCGCCCGGGATGTGGAACCGGCTCGAGTACCGCGGGCTGGAAGGGTTCGTCTTCTGCGTCAGCCCCTTCAACTTCAGCTCCATTGGCGGCAACCTGCCCACCAGTCCGGCGCTGATGGGCTGCTCGGCCATCTGGAAACCGGCCACCACGGCCATTTACAGCAACTGGGTGATCATGAAGGTATTGCGCGAGGCCGGCCTGCCCGCGGGCGTGATCCAGTTCCTGCCCTTCCCGGGCGGTTCCTGCAGCGACGTGATTTTCAACAGCAAGCACTTGGCCGGCATTCACTTCACGGGTTCCACCGGCGTGTTCAACGACTTCTGGCGCCTGATCGGCGAGCGGATGGACACCTACAAGAGCTACCCGCGCATCGTCGGCGAGACCGGCGGCAAGGACTTCATCTTCGCCCACTCCAGCGTGGACGTCAAGCAGCTGGCCACGGCCGTGGTGCGCGGCGCTTTTGAGTACCAGGGCCAGAAGTGCTCGGCGGCCAGCCGCGGCTACTTCCCGCGCAGCATCTGGCCGGCCCTGAAGGACGAGCTGTTCGCCCAGCTGAAGCAGGTGAAAATGGGCGACGTGGAGGACTTCACGAACTTCGTCGGCGCGGTGATCGACAAGGGTGCCTACAAGTCCATCAAGGCCTACATCGTCCACGCCCAGGCCGCGCCCGACGCGGAGGTCATCTGGGGCGGCGGCTGCGACGATTCGAAAGGCTACTTCATCGAGCCCACGCTGATCCAGACCACCAACCCGCACTTCAAGAGCCTGGAGGAGGAGATCTTCGGGCCGGTCTTCACGTTCCTGGTCTACGAGGACGACCAGTACGAAGAGACCCTGCGGCTGGCGGACCAGACCAGCGAGTACGCCCTGACCGGCGCGGTGTTCGCCCGGGACCGCGACGCCGTGGAGCTGGCCAACCACATCCTGCGCAACGCCGCGGGCAACTTCTACATCAACGACAAACCCACCGGCGCCGTGGTGGGCCAGCAGCCCTTTGGCGGGGCGCGCAAGTCCGGCACCAACGACAAGGCCGGCAGCTTGTTCAACCTGCTGCGCTGGGCCAGCGTGCGCACGGTCAAGGAGACCTACGACGCGCCGCGGCACTTCGGCTATCCCTTCCTGGGGCCCGACGCCTGA
- the rfaE2 gene encoding D-glycero-beta-D-manno-heptose 1-phosphate adenylyltransferase, translating to MASPVEWFSGRWLSLEEARDWRADLRLLGGRLVFTNGVFDLLHAGHARYLAQARAQGDALLVGLNSDASVRRLGKGPERPLMPEADRAALLLALRAVDAVVLFDEDTPLTLIQALEPDVLAKGADYALTEIVGAAEVLSRGGRVERIPFLEGRSSTSLLEKLRRSPDGQRTE from the coding sequence ATGGCGTCGCCCGTTGAGTGGTTCTCCGGCCGCTGGCTGAGCCTGGAGGAGGCCCGGGACTGGCGCGCGGACCTGCGCCTGCTGGGAGGCCGGCTGGTGTTCACCAACGGGGTCTTCGACCTGCTGCACGCCGGGCACGCCCGCTATCTGGCCCAGGCGCGGGCCCAGGGCGACGCCCTCTTGGTGGGGCTCAACAGCGACGCCTCCGTCCGCCGGCTGGGCAAGGGACCCGAGCGGCCGCTGATGCCGGAAGCGGACCGGGCCGCGCTGCTGCTGGCCCTGCGCGCCGTGGACGCCGTGGTCCTGTTCGACGAGGATACACCGCTGACCCTGATCCAGGCCCTGGAGCCCGACGTGCTGGCCAAGGGCGCGGACTACGCCCTGACGGAGATCGTGGGCGCGGCGGAGGTGCTGTCCCGGGGCGGCCGGGTGGAGCGCATTCCGTTCCTGGAAGGCCGCAGCAGCACGTCCCTGCTGGAGAAACTGCGCCGTTCCCCGGACGGCCAACGGACGGAATAG